The following are encoded together in the Sphaerodactylus townsendi isolate TG3544 linkage group LG12, MPM_Stown_v2.3, whole genome shotgun sequence genome:
- the LOC125442089 gene encoding D(1) dopamine receptor-like: MNGLYQHGRGGGASAMTNDSLTKEGKVKEGTPELSLRVVMAPLLFLLILSTLLGNTLVCLSVVKFRHLRSKVTNFFVISLAVSDLFVAVLVMPWKAVTEVAGFWPFGGFCDVWVAFDIMCSTASILNLCIISVDRYWAISSPFRYERKMTQRVAFVMIGVAWMLSVLISFIPVQLRWHKAGELLPAREMGPNVTWSPEENCDSSLNRAYAISSSLISFYIPVAIMIVTYTRIFRIAQKQIRRISSLERAVEHAQSCQSPRGCPHDISLKNSFKKETKVLKTLSVIMGVFVFCWLPFFVLNCVAPFCDPSLHTLGKFPCVSKTIFNIFVWFGWANSSLNPIIYAFNADFRKAFATLLGCGRFCPSNAVEAVNFSNELVSYHHDTTCQKDLVTLSYPHLLPHATSLQGEDNDAACEKASQTSPKNAAVLSAVVHMECETDLSLEKITPVTSHVLD; the protein is encoded by the coding sequence ATGAATGGACTTTACCAGCATGGACGAGGAGGTGGTGCATCGGCGATGACTAATGATAGCCTCACAAAGGAAGGCAAGGTGAAAGAGGGCACGCCAGAGCTTTCCTTACGAGTGGTGATGGCCCCTTTGCTGTTCCTCCTCATCCTCTCTACCCTGCTGGGCAATACTCTTGTGTGCCTGTCTGTGGTCAAATTCAGGCATTTGCGCTCCAAGGTCACCAACTTCTTCGTCATCTCACTGGCTGTTTCTGATCTCTTTGTGGCTGTGCTGGTGATGCCCTGGAAGGCAGTCACTGAGGTGGCCGGCTTCTGGCCTTTTGGTGGCTTCTGCGATGTCTGGGTAGCCTTTGACATCATGTGCTCCACAGCATCGATCCTCAACCTGTGCATCATCAGCGTGGATCGCTACTGGGCTATCTCCAGCCCCTTTCGCTATGAGCGGAAAATGACCCAGCGGGTGGCATTTGTAATGATTGGGGTGGCCTGGATGCTCTCTGTTTTGATCTCCTTCATACCCGTCCAGCTGAGGTGGCACAAAGCTGGCGAGCTTCTCCCTGCCCGCGAAATGGGCCCCAATGTCACATGGAGCCCTGAAGAAAACTGTGACTCCAGCCTCAACAGAGCTTATGCTATTTCTTCCTCCCTGATTAGCTTCTACATTCCTGTTGCTATCATGATAGTGACATACACCAGGATCTTCCGCATTGCCCAGAAGCAGATACGGAGGATTTCTTCTTTGGAGAGGGCTGTGGAGCATGCCCAGAGCTGCCAGAGTCCCCGTGGCTGTCCTCATGACATCTCTTTGAagaattcctttaaaaaagaaaccaaggTCCTCAAGACCCTCTCGGTCATAATGGGCGTTTTCGTCTTCTGCTGGCTTCCTTTTTTTGTCCTCAACTGTGTGGCACCGTTCTGTGACCCCAGCCTTCACACACTGGGGAAATTCCCTTGTGTTAGCAAGACGATCTTCAACATCTTTGTGTGGTTTGGCTGGGCAAATTCTTCCCTCAACCCCATCATCTATGCTTTCAACGCTGACTTCCGGAAGGCCTTTGCTACTCTCCTCGGCTGTGGCCGATTCTGCCCCAGCAATGCGGTGGAGGCAGTGAATTTCAGCAACGAGCTGGTCTCGTACCACCATGACACCACCTGTCAGAAAGACTTGGTCACTCTGAGTTACCCACACCTTCTCCCCCATGCAACCTCCCTCCAAGGGGAGGACAATGATGCTGCTTGTGAAAAGGCCTCCCAAACCTCTCCCAAAAATGCCGCTGTCTTGTCTGCTGTAGTGCACATGGAGTGCGAGACTGACTTATCATTGGAGAAGATCACACCTGTCACCTCTCATGTGTTGGATTGA